The stretch of DNA TAAAGCCCAGGTTGTTTTTACAAGGACACTGTCATGAGCTGGAGCCAAAACAGAGCCAGAGGTGCAAATGAACTGGAGGTGCAATGAGCTGGAGATGTCCAGGAGACTTCCAGGTCTGGAGACATCCACAAGCTGGAGCTGCAAATGAGCCGGAGAAGTCCAGGGCTAACTAATTAGTAATTGCAAACTAGTTAGACAGTATCCATACAGCGTACAACGGTGACTTTCAATGTTCATATTACAACACCAATTTATTTATGACCTTGCCTAAAGCCTGGGCTGTTTCAACAACCACGGGCTGCAGTTACCTGGAGCTGGAGGTGTCGGGGCAGGAGCTGCGCTCCCCGAGGTGCAGAGccgggctgtccccagccatgAGTGGAGCCACGAGGCACAGGGCAGGTGGTGCCCACAGGGACTGTGGCACCCAGACcagacacagcacagccaccagGAGCCAAGGGCCCTGCTGCCACCCGCAGCTGCCCCTGGCACCCACCACGTGTCTCCTCCCCACCAGCCTCCCTCAGGGCCCTGCTCCACCCCGGGGTCGAACACTTCCATGTGCCAGCAAGCACAGCCCTGTGGCACCACTGGCACCGGCAAATCCCTGGTGAGGAACCATCAGCAaagaggctgcaggagctgcctgtgTCCAGCTGGTGCCAGTGATGGGACTCGGAGGATGGCAGGAGCCAGAGTGTAAACCCTGAAGTGGCCACATGTGCAGGGcccctgtgcctgcaggagcaTGTTTTTACTTAAAAGGAGGAGTTTGAGCTGAAACTCACAGAAAATGGggttgcggggggggggggggggggggggggggggtgagaaGGGGTGTCACTGGTAATTAACAGGGTCACAGGtagctggggtggggtggggatcACTGGTAGGGAGTGCGTCCCCTTTGCAACACGCAGACAGGCGCAGGCGTTCGGTCACCCTTTTATTAGCACCGTGACAAGCGCGACCCCTTGCCCCTCTGGCCGGCGCTGGGACCCGCCTGCAGGTTCCTGCAGCCGCtgcggggagaggagagcaggggagCTGTCAGAGCCCCCcaaaaagggggtggggaggtCCCCATCgaccccccgcagccccccacaCCTTCATGCGACGTCTGTCTCCAGCACGTCCTCGCTTTTGGAGGGCAGGTTCTTGCTCAGCGTCTccatctcctcttccttcctcttcctgcgCTGCTTCCGACAgtggcttttttggggggagggggtaataattaaaaaaataatcaggatgAGGCACCACCGCGGGGCCTGCCACACTGTTGCCCCCCCATGGAAGCTGTGGATGGGGCTGTGGATGGCTCCCAGCCCCGTGGCGATGCCCCAGCGCCCTCAAACACCACTCCCGCTCCTCCCATCCCCACACCCCGTCCCCACGTACTGTGCGCAGAGGCAGGTGCAGACGACAAAGACGATGAGGATGACGATGCCAGCGATGAGGGAGATAACCACGATCTGGCCCCGGTCGCCCCGCAGGTAGAAGATGTCCACCCGCTCGCACCGCGCCCCCGTGTAGCCCCGTTCGCACCTGCCCCGCGGCACAGGGGACAAGGATAGGAGTCCAAACACCGCCTCACATTGTCCCCCTGCGCCACCGGGCCCTCTCCACCCGGACTCACACGCAAGCCGGCGCTGCCTCGGCCACGAGGAAGCGGCACCTGCCCTTGACGCAGTAGTGCCGGTACTCCTCGGGGCACCGGGAGAAGTGGCCCCGCCGCCGCAGCTGCGTCACGTTACCTGCGGGGAAGAGCACAGGGTGGCCCCGGGGGTGGCAGCGCCCCGAGATGCTCCCCAAACCGTGGCGAGCCTGAGCCAGGCAGGCCGCCAGCACGTGTCCTTGGCCGCTGCCGGCTCGGGGACACGGCGCTGATAAGCGGTGCGCCAGACAAAACACCGCTGGCATCCGCGCCGCTGGCCGCCCCCCTGTTACCTGCACAGCCCTCGCAGGGCAGCCCCTCGGTCACGTTGGCGTCGGCGCCCACACAGCTGAAAAGAGCCaggcctggagaggaggaggcatgGCTCAGGGGAGCGGCACAGGGAGGGGACCCCCTTCCCTCTGAAGCATCATCGTCAGCTTTTccctgggaggggaggggaggggaggggaggggaggggagggaagggaagggaagggaagggaagggaagggaagggaagggaagggaagggaagggaagggaagggaagggaagggaagggaagctggTCCCTGTCTGCAGGTGCCTGGCCAGGTGGCATCGTGGTGCCACATGCCACCAGGCACCCTCCTGCCACCACCCCATCCCCTTCGTGCTGTTGGCACGGGCTTGGGGGACACAGGGGCAGCCGGTGGAGCCCCAGGCAGGGATGGACGCAGCAGCCAAGCGGCCCCTTTGGAAGAGCCTCGGTGTCTAAAAAAACGTGCTGGCAACAGGAGCGGGGAGGTGGCCGTGCTGCAAACCAGCACCTGGAGGCTTCACGTGCCACCATGCCAAGCCCCCGCTGTGACATTGCTGCCGCAGCAGGACGTGGGACGTCTGTCAGGGAGCCCAGCCGAGGCAAGCGCCCTGGGTCTGGCACCTTGCGGGCTCCAGCCAGGAAAGGGACGCCCTGGGACGTTCGCAGGCAGCGGCACGGTAACCGGATCGCCGGCATACCAGCACTGACTCAGCACGGCTCCGCGGCGTGGGGCCGAGCTGGGGACGGGTCctgccggcggggccgggcgtCTCCCGTGGGGTGGCACGGCACGGTGCTGCGCGGCACAGCGGGCACGTCCCTGTCCCGTGGGGAAGAGCTGGGGTGGGCGCGACGTCCTGCTAGGCCAGCACAGCCTCCCCGCGAGGGGCAAGCCTGGGAGGGCCACCAGCGAGCGGGGTGGCAGCGTGGGCAGCCTCCCGTGTCCCCTGGCTGGTGTTGGAGCCTTTTCCAGCACCCGCGTCCCTCCTGGCTATATATAGGCACCGCTGGCGCAGCGGCACGCTTCGAGCGACCGGGCGCCAAGGGAGCGGGGCTCAGCCTGCGCTGCCTCCAGC from Cygnus olor isolate bCygOlo1 chromosome 4, bCygOlo1.pri.v2, whole genome shotgun sequence encodes:
- the BTC gene encoding probetacellulin, which produces MEAAAAPVPGGGPGPLLLCLALASGLALFSCVGADANVTEGLPCEGCAGNVTQLRRRGHFSRCPEEYRHYCVKGRCRFLVAEAAPACVCERGYTGARCERVDIFYLRGDRGQIVVISLIAGIVILIVFVVCTCLCAHHCRKQRRKRKEEEMETLSKNLPSKSEDVLETDVA